In Dama dama isolate Ldn47 chromosome 20, ASM3311817v1, whole genome shotgun sequence, a single window of DNA contains:
- the LOC133040001 gene encoding olfactory receptor 2D2-like gives MQELNQSAVTEFILLGFASNPRTNPLLFTFFLVFYLLILVSNSLLITLIHQDTRLHTPMYFFISVLSLLDMCYTTTMVPQMLVHILSKKRAISFARCVAQMYIFLLFGITESWLFSIMSVDRYVAICHPLQYKVIMSRWVCLLMVGICAAYGVVGGLTDTFFAMHLPYCGPNEVDHYFCEIPAVLKLACADTSLNDLVDFITGFNVIVVPLSLIVLVYVNIFFTITKIRSAQGRIKAFSTCASHITVVTMFAIPCIITYMSPGSDSLSNSSKKMALFYNIATAFLNPVIYSLRNKDVKNAFLKLMGRGSTPG, from the coding sequence ATGCAGGAGCTCAACCAGTCCGCTGTGACAGAATTCATCCTGTTGGGCTTTGCCTCGAACCCCAGGACCAATCCTCTGCTCTTCACCTTCTTTCTGGTCTTTTACCTGCTCATCCTTGTGAGCAACAGCCTCCTCATCACCCTCATCCACCAGGACACACGCCTCCACACGCCCATGTACTTCTTCATCAGTGTCCTCTCCCTGTTGGACATGTGCTACACCACCACGATGGTGCCCCAGATGCTCGTGCACATTCTCAGCAAGAAGAGAGCCATCTCTTTTGCTAGATGTGTGGCCCAGATGTACATCTTCCTCCTCTTTGGGATCACTGAGTCCTGGCTTTTCTCCATCATGTCTGTGGACAGGtacgtggccatctgccaccctctccagtataAGGTCATCATGAGCCGCTGGGTGTGCCTTCTCATGGTGGGCATCTGTGCAGCCTATGGTGTGGTGGGTGGCCTGACTGATACCTTCTTTGCTATGCACCTTCCCTACTGTGGCCCTAATGAAGTTGACCACTACTTCTGTGAGATCCCTGCAGTCCTGAAGCTGGCCTGTGCAGACACATCCCTCAATGACTTGGTGGACTTCATCACAGGCTTCAATGTCATTGTGGTCCCACTCTCCCTGATTGTCCTTGTCTATGTCAACATCTTTTTCACCATCACGAAGATCCGCTCAGCCCAGGGGCGGATAAAGGCTTTCTCTACCTGTGCCTCCCACATCACCGTGGTTACCATGTTTGCTATTCCATGCATCATCACGTACATGAGCCCTGGCTCTGATTCTTTGTCAAATAGTAGCAAGAAAATGGCCCTTTTCTATAACATTGCCACAGCCTTCCTCAACCCTGtcatctacagcctgaggaacaagGATGTGAAAAATGCTTTCCTCAAACTGATGGGAAGGGGCAGCACCCCAGGgtga
- the LOC133040343 gene encoding olfactory receptor 2D3-like has product MQELNQSAVTEFILLGFASNPRTNPLLFTFFLVFYLLILVSNSLLITLTHQDTRLHTPMYFFISVLSLLDMCYTTTVVPQMLVHILSKKRAISFARCVAQMYIFLLFGITESWLFSIMSVDRYMAICHPLWYKVIMSRWVCLLMVGICAAYGVVGGLTDTFFAMHLPYCGPNEIDHYFCEVPAVLKLACAVTCLNDLVDFITDFNVIVVPLSLIVLVYVNIFATIMKIRSAQGRIKAFSTCASHITMVTMFAIPCIITYVSPGSDSLSNNGKKMALFYNIATAFLNPVIYSLRNKDVKNAFLKLM; this is encoded by the coding sequence ATGCAGGAGCTCAACCAGTCCGCTGTGACAGAATTCATCCTGTTGGGCTTTGCCTCAAACCCCAGGACCAATCCTCTGCTCTTCACCTTCTTTCTGGTCTTTTACCTGCTCATCCTTGTCAGCAACAGCCTCCTCATCACCCTCACCCACCAGGACACACGCCTCCACACGCCCATGTACTTCTTCATCAGTGTCCTCTCCCTGTTGGACATGTGCTACACCACCACGGTGGTGCCCCAGATGCTCGTGCACATTCTCAGCAAGAAGAGAGCCATCTCTTTTGCTAGATGTGTGGCCCAGATGTACATCTTCCTCCTCTTTGGGATCACTGAGTCCTGGCTTTTCTCCATCATGTCTGTGGACAGGTACATGGCCATCTGCCACCCTCTCTGGTATAAGGTCATCATGAGCCGCTGGGTGTGCCTTCTCATGGTGGGCATTTGTGCAGCCTATGGTGTGGTGGGTGGCCTGACTGATACCTTCTTTGCTATGCACCTTCCCTACTGTGGCCCTAATGAAATTGACCATTACTTCTGTGAGGTTCCTGCGGTCCTGAAGCTGGCCTGTGCAGTCACATGCCTCAATGACTTGGTGGACTTCATCACAGACTTCAATGTCATTGTGGTCCCACTTTCCTTGATTGTCCTTGTCTATGTCAACATCTTTGCCACCATCATGAAGATCCGCTCAGCCCAAGGACGGATcaaggccttctccacctgtgccTCCCACATCACCATGGTTACCATGTTTGCTATTCCATGCATTATCACATACGTGAGCCCTGGCTCTGACTCCTTGTCAAACAATGGCAAGAAAATGGCCCTTTTCTATAACATTGCCACAGCCTTCCTCAACCCTGTCATCTACAGTCTGAGGAATAAGGATGTGAAAAATGCTTTCCTCAAATTGATGTGA